Proteins encoded within one genomic window of Raineyella fluvialis:
- a CDS encoding HAD hydrolase-like protein, with product MFLVTSDRRLDPRPTAVLLDLDGTMLDSADSITRALAQALADFGHPAEPKSLRRYVGPPVRETLSALLPEVPADESVAHYRALYGRSMLAATPFPQTVPLLDGLAAAGLPLAVATSKKETTAHELLLHHGLADRFAVICGAGEGDRNGDKAAVVADALRRLAAGGADVSAPIMVGDKIHDVEGAARSGVETVLVGWGYGTEEERAAALVVAGDVPELLGLLVP from the coding sequence ATGTTCCTCGTCACCTCCGACCGTCGTCTCGACCCCCGCCCGACCGCCGTCCTGCTCGACCTGGACGGCACGATGCTCGACTCGGCCGACAGCATCACCCGGGCCCTCGCCCAGGCCCTGGCCGACTTCGGGCACCCGGCCGAGCCGAAGTCGCTGCGGCGCTATGTCGGCCCGCCGGTCCGCGAGACGCTGTCCGCGCTGCTGCCCGAGGTGCCGGCGGATGAGAGCGTCGCCCACTACCGGGCCCTCTACGGTCGCTCGATGCTGGCCGCCACGCCGTTCCCGCAGACGGTGCCGCTGCTGGACGGTCTGGCTGCGGCCGGACTCCCGCTCGCGGTGGCCACCTCGAAGAAGGAGACCACCGCCCACGAGTTGCTGCTCCACCACGGGCTGGCGGACCGGTTCGCGGTCATCTGTGGTGCCGGTGAGGGCGACCGCAACGGGGACAAGGCGGCGGTCGTGGCGGACGCCCTGCGTCGGCTTGCCGCGGGCGGTGCCGACGTGTCCGCGCCGATCATGGTCGGGGACAAGATCCACGACGTCGAGGGCGCCGCGCGCTCCGGTGTCGAGACGGTCCTCGTCGGCTGGGGCTACGGCACCGAGGAGGAGCGCGCCGCCGCGCTGGTGGTCGCCGGCGACGTGCCCGAGCTGCTGGGCCTGCTGGTGCCCTGA
- a CDS encoding CPBP family intramembrane glutamic endopeptidase codes for MTRTEARARASYGVEVLLLLFVSLGRSAVYSVLAILDLSTRPGGVAAQTSQLNPTVVPDRPWLDALYQIAQTLLPLVPALLAVHLLGRSHRDPWAAIGMDLRGGRRRWARDLGTGLALAAAIGVPGLGLYLLARAAGLATDVQAAGLGTSVWALVVLLARALMNGLLEEVIVVGYLFDRLPRLGWPPWAVLVGSALLRGTYHLYQGWGGFAGNIVMGLVFGLVYRRTRRVAPLVVAHTAIDVVAFLGYALLAPRVGWL; via the coding sequence GTGACCAGGACCGAGGCGAGGGCACGGGCGTCGTACGGCGTCGAGGTGCTGCTGCTCCTCTTCGTCTCGCTGGGCCGGTCCGCGGTCTACTCGGTGCTGGCGATCCTCGATCTGTCCACCCGGCCGGGCGGCGTGGCCGCCCAGACCAGCCAGCTCAACCCGACCGTGGTGCCCGACCGGCCGTGGCTCGATGCCCTGTACCAGATCGCCCAGACCCTGCTGCCGTTGGTGCCGGCCCTGCTGGCGGTCCACCTGCTGGGCCGCAGCCACCGGGATCCGTGGGCGGCGATCGGGATGGATCTGCGGGGTGGCCGGCGGCGCTGGGCCCGCGACCTCGGCACCGGACTCGCGCTGGCCGCCGCGATCGGCGTCCCCGGCCTGGGCCTCTACCTGCTCGCGCGGGCCGCGGGCCTCGCGACGGACGTCCAGGCAGCGGGCCTGGGGACCAGCGTCTGGGCGCTCGTCGTCCTGCTGGCCCGCGCCCTGATGAACGGGCTGCTCGAGGAGGTCATCGTCGTCGGGTACCTGTTCGACCGGCTGCCCCGGCTCGGCTGGCCGCCCTGGGCGGTGCTGGTGGGGTCGGCGCTGCTCCGGGGCACCTACCACCTCTACCAGGGGTGGGGCGGCTTCGCCGGCAACATCGTGATGGGGTTGGTGTTCGGTCTGGTCTACCGGCGGACCCGGCGCGTGGCCCCGTTGGTCGTGGCCCACACCGCCATCGACGTGGTCGCCTTCCTCGGCTACGCGCTGCTGGCCCCACGGGTCGGTTGGCTCTAG
- a CDS encoding histidinol-phosphate transaminase, which produces MSLTLRPHIAGMPPYRAGRSPKPGPDGRAWKVSSNENPYGPLPGVLEAVARSLEEMNRYPDAGNTEMTSALATRHGLDEERLAFGTGSVEVLAHLLEATCGPGDEVVYAWRSFEAYPLAVQVLGARSVQVPLTATGEHDLDAMRAAITPRTRAVMVCTPNNPTGPAIPHDDLVTFLESVPDDILVIVDEAYVEYVNDPCATRGLELLDVHPGVVSLRTFSKAYGLAALRVGWMAAADTEIARAVRSVTMPFAISSPAQVAVLASLEAEPELIGRVRVTIHERDRIAEELRRLGHRIPATQGNFVWFPAGELTHVWFDAFREAGLMTRAFAGEGLRVSIAEPDANDRILEVAGTLLR; this is translated from the coding sequence ATGTCGCTGACGCTGCGCCCCCACATCGCGGGCATGCCGCCCTACCGGGCCGGCCGCTCACCGAAGCCGGGGCCGGACGGTCGGGCCTGGAAGGTCTCCAGCAACGAGAACCCGTACGGTCCCCTGCCGGGTGTCCTCGAGGCGGTCGCCCGTTCGCTGGAGGAGATGAACCGCTACCCGGACGCCGGCAACACCGAGATGACCTCGGCGCTCGCCACCCGGCACGGGCTGGACGAGGAGCGCCTGGCCTTCGGCACCGGCTCCGTCGAGGTGCTCGCCCATCTGCTCGAGGCCACCTGTGGCCCGGGCGACGAGGTCGTCTACGCGTGGCGCAGCTTCGAGGCCTACCCGCTGGCGGTCCAGGTGCTGGGGGCCCGTTCCGTGCAGGTCCCGCTGACGGCGACCGGGGAACATGATCTCGACGCGATGCGCGCCGCCATCACCCCGCGGACCCGGGCGGTGATGGTCTGCACCCCGAACAACCCGACCGGCCCGGCGATCCCGCACGACGACCTGGTGACCTTCCTGGAGTCCGTCCCCGACGACATCCTGGTCATCGTCGACGAGGCCTACGTCGAGTACGTCAACGACCCCTGCGCCACCCGCGGTCTGGAACTGCTGGACGTCCACCCGGGCGTGGTGTCCCTGCGGACGTTCTCCAAGGCGTACGGCCTGGCCGCCCTGCGGGTCGGCTGGATGGCCGCGGCGGACACGGAGATCGCCCGGGCGGTCCGCTCCGTCACCATGCCGTTCGCCATTTCCAGCCCCGCCCAGGTCGCCGTGCTCGCCTCCCTCGAGGCGGAACCGGAGCTGATCGGGCGCGTGCGGGTGACGATCCACGAACGCGATCGGATCGCCGAGGAGCTGCGCCGGCTGGGCCATCGGATTCCCGCCACCCAGGGCAACTTCGTCTGGTTCCCGGCCGGCGAGCTCACCCACGTCTGGTTCGACGCCTTCCGCGAGGCGGGCCTGATGACCCGCGCCTTCGCGGGCGAGGGCCTGCGCGTCTCGATCGCCGAGCCGGACGCGAACGACCGCATCCTCGAGGTGGCGGGCACGCTGCTGCGCTGA
- the radA gene encoding DNA repair protein RadA, giving the protein MPRTKTPTRDAYVCSECGWTTAKWVGRCGECQQWGTVVEQGARSGSLQRPIQPIVPGHQAVPISEVRGEAAHRTVTGVGELDRVLGGGLVPGAVVLLAGEPGVGKSTLLLEVAAAWAQRGRRTLYVTGEESTAQVRMRAERTGGLSDELFLAAENDLATVLGHVEHVGPSLLVVDSVQTMQTDAADGAAGGVTQVREVTSALVRVAKLRHLAVIIVGHVTKDGSIAGPRTLEHLVDVVLSFEGDRHSGFRMVRATKNRFGAADEVGCFEMRENGIVEVPDPSGLFTSTSGGEQSVPGTCITVTVEGRRPLLAEIQSLVAQSPLQIPRRTNHGVDSSRVAMLTAVLERRAAQPLGSKDVYVSTVGGARVVDPAADLAIAMAIASATRDIALPPAMMAVGEIGLAGELRRVPGASRRVAEAIRLGFRTVLVPAGSEDELGHLPGTVRVLGVGSVRAGLELFGLVGGR; this is encoded by the coding sequence ATGCCTCGCACGAAGACTCCGACCCGTGACGCCTACGTCTGCTCCGAGTGCGGGTGGACCACCGCCAAGTGGGTGGGCCGGTGCGGGGAGTGCCAGCAGTGGGGCACGGTCGTGGAGCAGGGTGCCCGGAGCGGTTCACTGCAACGGCCGATCCAGCCGATCGTCCCGGGACACCAGGCCGTCCCGATCTCGGAGGTCCGCGGCGAGGCCGCGCATCGTACGGTGACCGGGGTCGGCGAGCTCGACCGGGTCCTCGGCGGCGGGCTCGTGCCAGGGGCTGTCGTGCTGCTCGCCGGCGAGCCGGGGGTGGGCAAGTCCACCCTGCTGCTGGAGGTGGCGGCCGCCTGGGCACAGCGGGGCCGCCGGACCCTCTACGTCACCGGTGAGGAATCCACCGCCCAGGTCAGGATGCGCGCGGAGCGGACCGGCGGCCTGTCCGACGAACTCTTCCTGGCCGCGGAGAACGATCTGGCCACCGTGCTCGGGCACGTCGAGCACGTCGGGCCCAGCCTGCTGGTCGTCGATTCCGTTCAGACCATGCAGACCGACGCCGCCGACGGAGCGGCCGGTGGTGTCACCCAGGTCCGTGAGGTGACCTCGGCCCTCGTCCGAGTGGCCAAGCTGCGCCACCTCGCGGTGATCATCGTCGGCCACGTCACCAAGGACGGCTCCATCGCCGGGCCGCGGACGTTGGAACACCTCGTCGACGTCGTACTGAGCTTCGAGGGCGACCGGCACTCCGGTTTCCGGATGGTCCGCGCCACCAAGAACCGGTTCGGCGCCGCGGACGAGGTGGGCTGCTTCGAGATGCGGGAGAACGGGATCGTCGAGGTGCCCGACCCGTCGGGCTTGTTCACCTCCACGTCCGGCGGGGAGCAGTCCGTGCCGGGCACCTGCATCACCGTCACCGTCGAGGGGCGCCGGCCGCTGCTCGCCGAGATCCAGTCGCTGGTGGCGCAGTCACCCCTGCAGATCCCGCGACGGACGAACCACGGCGTCGACTCCTCCAGGGTGGCGATGCTGACGGCGGTGCTGGAGCGCCGCGCCGCCCAACCGCTCGGCAGCAAGGACGTCTACGTCTCCACGGTCGGGGGCGCCCGGGTCGTCGACCCCGCCGCCGACCTGGCGATCGCCATGGCCATCGCGTCGGCCACCCGCGACATCGCATTGCCGCCCGCCATGATGGCGGTGGGTGAGATCGGCCTGGCCGGCGAGTTGCGACGCGTCCCGGGGGCCTCCCGACGCGTCGCCGAGGCCATCAGGCTGGGTTTCCGGACGGTCCTGGTGCCCGCCGGTTCGGAGGACGAACTCGGCCATCTACCGGGCACCGTCCGCGTGCTCGGGGTCGGCTCGGTACGTGCGGGCCTCGAGCTCTTCGGCCTCGTGGGCGGGCGGTGA
- a CDS encoding ATP-dependent Clp protease ATP-binding subunit → MFERFTDRARRVVVLAQDEARALNHNYIGTEHLLLGLIHEGEGVAAKALEQLGISLEAVREKVVEIIGEGQQAPKGHIPFTPRAKKVLELSLREALQLNHSYIGTEHILLGLIREGEGVAAQVLVKLGADLNRVRSTVLQLLSGYQGREVGSAEAGEPQAAGVGAATPASSAELDKFGRNLTQLAREGKLDPVIGRDTEMERVMTVLSRRTKNNPVLIGEPGVGKTAVVEGLAQAVVRGDVPETLRDKQIYTLDLGSLVAGSRYRGDFEERLKKVLKEIKTRGDIVLFIDEIHTLVGAGAAEGAIDAASILKPMLARGELQTIGATTLDEYRKYIEKDAALERRFQPIQVPEPSIAETIDILKGLRDKYEAHHRITITDDALVAAATMSDRYVSDRFLPDKAIDLIDEAGARLRIKRMTAPPDLREFDEKIAKVRVEKESAIDQQDFERAASLRDDEKKLLAQRAKKEEDWKVGDATVTPQVDEEAVAEVLSSATGIPVFRLTEEESSRLLNMEAEIGKRYIGQTDAVRALSRSIRRTRAGLKDPRRPSGSFIFAGPSGVGKTELTKALTEFLFGDEDALIQLDMSEYSEKHTASRLFGSPPGYVGYEEGGQLTEKVRRKPFSVVLFDEIEKAHPDIFNSLLQILDEGRLTDAQGRVVDFKNTIIVMTTNLGSRDINKSVSLGFSAGGSDETSYEKMKAKVSEELKQHFRPEFLNRIDEVIVFHQLNLDNIKSIVDLMVGQIEDRLRDKHMGIELTPAAKDLVAKRGFDPVLGARPLRRALQRDVEDSMAEKILFGDLKPGEVVLVDVAPEGSEDPFVFRGVPQSDVPDTPPVELEGPAPEGEQAEGGQPAS, encoded by the coding sequence ATGTTCGAGCGCTTCACCGATCGAGCACGACGAGTCGTCGTGCTCGCCCAAGACGAAGCCCGCGCCCTGAACCACAACTACATCGGCACCGAACACTTGCTGCTGGGCCTGATCCACGAGGGTGAGGGCGTCGCCGCCAAGGCACTGGAGCAGCTCGGCATCTCGCTGGAGGCGGTGCGCGAGAAGGTCGTCGAGATCATCGGTGAGGGGCAGCAGGCGCCGAAGGGTCACATTCCCTTCACCCCGCGGGCCAAGAAGGTCCTGGAGCTCTCGCTGCGCGAGGCCCTCCAGCTGAACCACTCCTACATCGGCACGGAGCACATCCTCCTGGGCCTGATCCGTGAGGGTGAGGGCGTCGCCGCCCAGGTGCTGGTCAAGCTGGGTGCCGACCTCAACCGGGTCCGCTCCACCGTGCTCCAGCTGCTGTCCGGCTACCAGGGCCGTGAGGTGGGCAGTGCTGAGGCCGGCGAACCGCAGGCCGCCGGCGTGGGTGCGGCCACGCCCGCGTCCTCTGCCGAGCTGGACAAGTTCGGACGCAACCTCACCCAGCTGGCCCGCGAGGGCAAGCTCGACCCCGTCATCGGGCGCGACACCGAGATGGAGCGCGTGATGACCGTGCTCTCCCGCCGGACGAAGAACAACCCGGTGCTGATCGGTGAGCCCGGTGTCGGCAAGACCGCCGTGGTCGAGGGACTGGCCCAGGCCGTCGTCCGTGGTGACGTCCCGGAAACGCTGCGCGACAAGCAGATCTACACCCTCGACCTGGGGTCCCTGGTCGCCGGTTCCCGCTATCGCGGTGACTTCGAGGAGCGGCTGAAGAAGGTGCTCAAGGAGATCAAGACCCGCGGCGACATCGTGCTGTTCATCGACGAGATCCACACCCTGGTCGGGGCGGGTGCCGCCGAGGGTGCCATCGATGCCGCGAGCATCCTCAAGCCGATGCTCGCCCGCGGGGAGCTGCAGACGATCGGCGCGACCACCCTCGACGAGTACCGCAAGTACATCGAGAAGGACGCCGCCCTCGAGCGGCGCTTCCAGCCGATCCAGGTGCCGGAGCCGTCGATCGCCGAGACGATCGACATCCTCAAGGGCCTGCGGGACAAGTACGAGGCGCACCACCGGATCACCATCACCGATGACGCGCTGGTCGCGGCCGCGACGATGTCCGACCGGTACGTGTCCGACCGGTTCCTTCCCGACAAGGCGATCGACCTGATCGACGAGGCCGGTGCCCGGCTCCGGATCAAGCGGATGACCGCCCCGCCGGACCTGCGCGAGTTCGACGAGAAGATCGCCAAGGTCCGGGTCGAGAAGGAGTCGGCGATCGACCAGCAGGACTTCGAGCGCGCCGCCTCCCTGCGGGACGACGAGAAGAAGCTGCTGGCCCAGCGTGCCAAGAAGGAGGAGGACTGGAAGGTCGGGGACGCGACCGTCACGCCCCAGGTCGACGAGGAGGCGGTCGCCGAGGTGCTGTCCAGCGCGACGGGCATCCCGGTGTTCCGGCTCACCGAGGAGGAGTCCAGCCGCCTGCTCAACATGGAGGCTGAGATCGGCAAGCGCTACATCGGCCAGACCGATGCGGTGCGGGCCCTGTCCCGGTCCATCCGGCGTACTCGCGCCGGCCTCAAGGACCCGCGGCGCCCGTCCGGATCGTTCATCTTCGCCGGCCCCTCGGGCGTCGGCAAGACCGAGCTGACGAAGGCGCTGACCGAGTTCCTCTTCGGTGACGAGGATGCCCTCATCCAGCTCGACATGTCCGAGTACTCCGAGAAGCACACCGCCTCGCGGCTCTTCGGTTCCCCGCCCGGCTACGTGGGCTACGAAGAGGGCGGTCAGCTGACCGAGAAGGTCCGCCGCAAGCCGTTCTCCGTGGTGCTGTTCGACGAGATCGAGAAGGCCCACCCCGACATCTTCAACTCGCTGCTGCAGATCCTCGACGAGGGGCGTCTCACCGATGCGCAGGGTCGGGTCGTGGACTTCAAGAACACGATCATCGTGATGACGACGAACCTCGGTTCGCGCGACATCAACAAGTCGGTCAGCCTCGGCTTCTCCGCCGGCGGTAGCGACGAGACGTCGTACGAGAAGATGAAGGCGAAGGTCTCGGAGGAGCTCAAGCAGCACTTCCGCCCGGAGTTCCTCAACCGTATCGACGAGGTCATCGTCTTCCACCAGCTCAACCTGGACAACATCAAGTCGATCGTCGACCTGATGGTGGGCCAGATCGAGGATCGTCTGCGCGACAAGCACATGGGCATCGAGCTCACGCCCGCCGCGAAGGACCTGGTGGCCAAGCGGGGCTTCGACCCGGTGTTGGGTGCTCGTCCGCTACGCCGCGCCCTCCAGCGCGACGTGGAGGACTCGATGGCCGAGAAGATCCTGTTCGGCGACCTCAAGCCGGGCGAGGTGGTCCTGGTCGACGTCGCCCCTGAGGGGTCGGAGGATCCGTTCGTCTTCCGCGGCGTGCCGCAGTCCGACGTTCCCGACACCCCGCCGGTCGAGCTCGAGGGACCGGCGCCCGAGGGCGAGCAGGCCGAGGGTGGCCAGCCCGCCAGCTGA
- a CDS encoding sugar phosphate isomerase/epimerase family protein: protein MTDSTQESAQVDERESDALRTSSLVTLSTSSMFPESTASGFETAARLGFDGVEVMIGIDPVGADVEAIEKLRDYYGVPVTSIHAPTLVVTQMVWRGTGHWDKLRRSADMALALGCDVVVVHPPFRWQGDYATGFVAGIAEVSQQTGVRFCVENMYPWRTPAGEYKAYRPTWDPTHEPFQHLTLDLSHAATAQMRSMDYVRAWGDRLQHMHLTDGLGSFRDEHLPPGTGNQEVAEVLQHVISHGYIGDLCLEVNTRGAGSRAGRERMLADALAWTRDRVARAREAAPLFS, encoded by the coding sequence GTGACGGACAGTACGCAGGAGAGCGCGCAGGTCGACGAACGGGAGTCCGACGCACTGAGGACGTCGAGCCTGGTGACCCTGTCCACCTCCTCGATGTTCCCCGAGTCCACGGCCAGCGGGTTCGAGACCGCGGCCCGTCTCGGGTTCGACGGCGTCGAGGTGATGATCGGCATCGACCCCGTCGGCGCCGACGTCGAGGCGATCGAGAAGTTGCGCGACTACTACGGCGTCCCGGTGACCTCCATCCACGCGCCGACGCTGGTCGTCACCCAGATGGTCTGGCGCGGCACCGGCCACTGGGACAAGCTGCGCCGCTCCGCGGACATGGCCTTGGCCCTGGGCTGCGACGTGGTGGTCGTCCACCCGCCGTTCCGCTGGCAGGGTGACTACGCGACCGGCTTCGTGGCCGGCATCGCGGAGGTCAGCCAGCAGACCGGAGTGCGGTTCTGCGTGGAGAACATGTACCCGTGGCGGACGCCGGCAGGGGAGTACAAGGCGTACCGGCCCACCTGGGACCCGACCCACGAACCGTTCCAGCACCTCACCCTCGACCTCTCCCATGCCGCGACGGCACAGATGCGGTCGATGGACTACGTACGGGCCTGGGGGGACCGCTTGCAGCACATGCACCTGACCGACGGCCTCGGGTCGTTCCGCGACGAGCACCTGCCCCCGGGGACCGGCAACCAGGAGGTCGCCGAGGTGCTGCAGCACGTCATCTCCCACGGCTACATCGGTGACCTGTGCCTCGAGGTCAACACCCGGGGCGCGGGCAGCCGGGCCGGGCGCGAGCGGATGCTGGCCGATGCACTGGCCTGGACCCGGGACCGGGTCGCCCGGGCCCGCGAGGCCGCCCCCCTGTTCTCGTGA
- a CDS encoding A/G-specific adenine glycosylase, whose product MSRSPLPPADPAVVVTRVLAWYAENARDLPWRRPDCSPWGVMVSEFMLQQTPVARVLDPWRAWMGRWPQPAALAAEPSGEAIRMWGRLGYPRRALRLHAAARAIVESHAGAVPHTETALRALPGVGEYTAAAVAAFAYGQRTVVVDTNVRRLLARLVDGTPQAPPHPRAAERSLAAAHVPEDPQRAADWAVASMELGALVCTARSPRCEACPLADLCGWRHAGHPEGTYVSRTQTYEGTDRQCRGALLALLRDVPGPVATDQLQREWPDHRARDPDQFARALAGLARDGLIAPVGGGHWTLPTA is encoded by the coding sequence GTGTCCCGCTCTCCCCTGCCTCCGGCCGACCCGGCGGTCGTCGTCACGCGGGTCCTCGCCTGGTACGCCGAGAACGCCCGTGACCTTCCCTGGCGGCGTCCGGACTGTTCACCGTGGGGCGTGATGGTGAGCGAGTTCATGCTGCAGCAGACACCGGTCGCCCGGGTCCTCGACCCCTGGCGGGCATGGATGGGCCGTTGGCCACAGCCAGCGGCGCTGGCCGCGGAACCCTCCGGTGAGGCGATCCGGATGTGGGGCCGGCTCGGCTATCCCCGCCGGGCGCTGCGCCTGCACGCCGCCGCGCGGGCGATCGTCGAGAGCCATGCCGGGGCGGTGCCGCACACCGAGACCGCCCTCCGGGCGCTGCCGGGCGTCGGAGAGTACACGGCGGCCGCGGTGGCCGCCTTCGCGTACGGACAGCGCACCGTCGTCGTCGACACGAACGTCCGCCGGCTGCTCGCCCGCCTCGTCGACGGAACGCCGCAGGCTCCGCCACATCCGCGGGCCGCGGAGCGGTCCTTGGCGGCCGCCCACGTCCCCGAGGATCCACAGCGGGCGGCCGATTGGGCCGTCGCCTCGATGGAACTGGGGGCGCTGGTCTGCACGGCACGCTCCCCCCGGTGCGAGGCCTGCCCGCTGGCCGACCTGTGCGGCTGGCGCCACGCCGGCCACCCGGAGGGAACGTACGTGTCCCGGACCCAGACGTACGAGGGGACGGATCGGCAATGCCGCGGCGCGCTGCTCGCGCTGCTCCGCGACGTCCCGGGCCCCGTCGCGACCGACCAGCTCCAGCGGGAGTGGCCCGATCATCGAGCCAGGGACCCCGACCAGTTCGCCCGTGCCCTGGCCGGGCTGGCCCGGGACGGGCTGATCGCCCCTGTCGGTGGCGGTCACTGGACGTTGCCCACGGCCTGA
- a CDS encoding VOC family protein, with protein sequence MHVDHLSYAAGPEGLLASAQFLSDALGVDSRDGGFHPRFGTRNRLIPLADDRYIEIVEVLDHPAADKAPFGQVVRARSEAGGGWMSWAVSTEDLTAFETKLGREAAVGTRRFPDGRQLEWRQLGIKGLQADPQLPFFIRWISADELLPAALSDEGRTVSWQSLELSGDPARLSDWLGGDPATLLDGFRLEWSSRHGQPGIMSATFQTPQGSVTI encoded by the coding sequence ATGCATGTTGACCACCTCTCGTACGCCGCCGGGCCTGAGGGACTCCTGGCATCGGCCCAGTTCCTCAGCGACGCGCTCGGGGTGGACTCCCGCGACGGAGGCTTCCACCCGCGGTTCGGCACCCGCAACCGCCTCATTCCTCTTGCCGATGATCGCTACATCGAGATCGTCGAGGTCCTCGACCATCCCGCGGCCGACAAGGCGCCCTTCGGGCAGGTCGTCAGGGCCCGATCCGAGGCCGGCGGCGGCTGGATGTCCTGGGCCGTCTCCACCGAAGACCTCACCGCCTTCGAGACCAAGCTCGGCCGGGAGGCCGCTGTGGGCACCCGCCGGTTCCCCGACGGGCGCCAGCTCGAGTGGCGTCAGCTGGGCATCAAGGGTCTCCAGGCGGACCCGCAGCTCCCCTTCTTCATCCGCTGGATCAGCGCCGACGAGCTGCTTCCGGCCGCACTGTCCGACGAGGGCCGTACGGTGTCCTGGCAGTCGCTCGAGCTGTCCGGCGATCCGGCCCGGCTGAGCGACTGGCTCGGGGGCGACCCGGCCACCCTCCTGGACGGATTCCGCCTGGAGTGGAGCAGCCGCCACGGCCAACCCGGCATCATGTCCGCGACGTTCCAGACTCCTCAGGGGTCGGTGACGATCTGA
- the disA gene encoding DNA integrity scanning diadenylate cyclase DisA: MTAEDQDARTRRFRALTAPGTALRNGLDRIVKGRTGGLVVLGLNREVEGLMTGGFHLDAPLTPQNLRELAKMDGAIVLSADLSRIVAAGVQLMPDPGYDTIETGTRHRTADRVSRQTGLPTVSVSASMQMISLFVDGERITIPEPGAILGRADQGLRTLERYTNRLAEVTNHLSALEIRDQVSVRDVAVVLQRLEMVHRIQDELRDYVIELGAEGRLVDLQIRELESGLDNIAELLVEDYRDEANGVAFDLSDLAGLSTSDLVDLTMIERAVGFGTTDLESQLYPRGYRQLSRISSLPRTVAARLLDHFGSLQEIFAASLGDLQAVDGVGLRRARAIRDALAWMAESEFDELA, from the coding sequence GTGACCGCGGAGGACCAGGACGCGCGTACGCGGAGATTCCGGGCACTGACGGCCCCCGGCACCGCCCTGAGGAACGGACTTGATCGGATAGTCAAGGGCCGCACCGGCGGTCTGGTGGTCCTGGGTCTCAACCGCGAGGTCGAGGGGCTGATGACCGGCGGCTTCCACCTCGATGCCCCCCTCACCCCCCAGAACCTGCGTGAGCTGGCGAAGATGGACGGCGCGATCGTGCTCAGCGCCGACCTGTCCCGGATCGTCGCCGCCGGCGTGCAGCTGATGCCCGACCCCGGCTACGACACGATCGAGACCGGCACGCGGCACCGGACCGCCGACCGGGTCTCGCGCCAGACCGGTCTGCCGACCGTCTCGGTGTCGGCGTCCATGCAGATGATCAGTCTCTTCGTCGACGGCGAGCGGATCACCATCCCAGAGCCCGGAGCGATCCTCGGGCGCGCAGACCAAGGGCTGCGGACGCTGGAGCGCTACACGAACCGGCTGGCCGAGGTCACCAATCACCTGTCCGCGCTGGAGATCCGCGACCAGGTCAGCGTCCGCGACGTGGCCGTCGTGCTGCAGCGGCTCGAAATGGTCCACCGGATCCAGGACGAGCTGCGCGACTACGTCATCGAGCTCGGCGCGGAGGGCCGGCTGGTCGACCTGCAGATCCGGGAACTGGAGTCGGGTCTCGACAACATCGCCGAGCTGCTCGTCGAGGACTACCGCGATGAGGCCAACGGGGTGGCCTTCGACCTGAGCGACCTGGCCGGGCTGAGCACCAGCGACCTGGTCGACCTGACGATGATCGAGCGCGCCGTCGGTTTCGGCACCACCGACCTGGAGTCGCAGCTCTATCCGCGGGGCTATCGGCAGCTGTCCCGGATCAGTTCCCTGCCGCGGACGGTGGCGGCCCGGCTGCTCGACCACTTCGGGTCGCTCCAGGAGATCTTCGCCGCCTCACTCGGTGACCTGCAGGCGGTCGACGGTGTCGGCCTGCGGCGGGCCCGGGCGATCCGCGATGCGCTGGCCTGGATGGCCGAGTCGGAGTTCGACGAGCTGGCCTGA